Below is a genomic region from Candidatus Acidiferrales bacterium.
AAAGCCATTCTCATCGACTGCGATGGGGACGCGGTAGTGTTGAAGGTGGAACAAATCGGTGGCGCGGCCTGCCATACGGGAAACCGATCGTGTTTTTCGACTAAAATTGAAAATGGGAAAGTTGTCGATATCGGAGTGAAAATATTCGATCCGGAAAAAGTCTATAAACATAAGGGAGAATGATGGCAAAACCGAAGGTTGCAATTCTTATTGGAAGCAAGTCGGATGAGGCAGCGATATCCGAAGCCGTTGCGTATCTCGATTTTTTCGGAATAGATCATGAACTTCAAGTCTTGAGCGCCCACCGAAATCCTAAAGAGACGGCGGACTTTGCATCGAACGCGGAAAGAAACGGTTACAGCCTTATTATCGCGGGTGCCGGCATGGCGGCACATCTTCCCGGCGTTGTGGCAAGCCTCACGATTCTGCCGGTCATTGGTGTACCACTAAGCGGATCGGAACTCTCAGGAGTCGATGCATTGTATTCCATTGTCCAGATGCCGCCGGGGATTCCCGTCGCGACGGTTGCGATTGGAAAGGCGGGCGCAAAAAATGCGGGCGTCCTTGCTGCGGAAATCATCGGACTATCCAGCAGTGACGTGAAACAAAAACTCATTGAATTTAGATCGAAAGGCTCCAAACTGTGAGAGCTCTCGTCACCGGCGCCAACGGATTGCTCGGGCAGAAAATTGTCGAAGTATTTAAAAGAGAGTCCGAGTATGAGCTTCTTTCATGCGATCTGGTTGGAAACAATAATGATGGACAGACCCTCGATATTACCGATCATCAAAAAGTCATGGATGTCGTAGGCTCTTATAAGCCTTCTTTGATAATCAACGCTGCCGCTTTTACAAACGTCGATCTGGCCGAAACGGAAAAGGAAACGGCATATAAGATCAACGCAACGGCCGTGGGCTATTTGGCGGATGCCGCGAATGTCTTCAATGCAAAATTAGTTC
It encodes:
- the purE gene encoding 5-(carboxyamino)imidazole ribonucleotide mutase, with protein sequence MAKPKVAILIGSKSDEAAISEAVAYLDFFGIDHELQVLSAHRNPKETADFASNAERNGYSLIIAGAGMAAHLPGVVASLTILPVIGVPLSGSELSGVDALYSIVQMPPGIPVATVAIGKAGAKNAGVLAAEIIGLSSSDVKQKLIEFRSKGSKL